The Triticum aestivum cultivar Chinese Spring chromosome 6D, IWGSC CS RefSeq v2.1, whole genome shotgun sequence genomic sequence ATTACAGTTGCAAACAGTtttttaacattttctgaaatttatgatTTTTAAAAAACAAATGGAGTAGAaaatgaaaaatagaaaaggaccaaaaaaattaaaaaggaaaaATAACTAGAAAAACCCGAAAAAGTAGTACAGAAAAAATTGGTTATGTAACCTTCTAGAAGGTCCCCAAAACCTGTCAGGAACCTTCCAGAAGCTTCCTCAAATCGGTCTTAGCGGCCGCTCACTTGCTTCGCTTCGTTTCCTAATGGGTTGGCCCATGTACCTACACTAGTGGGTGATCGAACCCCTAACGCTCACAGCAAGGGATACGCTTGAATGAGGGAGGGGTTTATTTGGCCCAATTGTATTTTTATGTCAAACTTCGACCATCTATTAAACTAACAAAAATATGAATTATATGATATAAAAAATGTACTTTTAGATTTGTATTGAAAGAGCTTTCCTCTAGTATTACTTTTGTTACATAGTTtaaattttattagttaaatttatggtcaaattttTGCCCAAATAAAAGAGCGACTAATAAACCTGAATTGAGGTAGTACAAAGTAATGTCAAAGTTACATCTTCATAAATGTGCTCATGTCTAAAAGTCACGCACTTTGAAATGGAGATGGTAAATAATAGTAGAAAGATAAAAAAATCTACATGagataaaaaataaataaacaataCCAATTTTGAGACACTAAAGATGATGCTCTCGTATTTGTAAGGGTCACCTTACCAGTTTGGTCAAGTTTAAAATGGATtgtcctcgcaaaaaaaaaagtttGAAATGGATTGGCTTATGACAAGACCAAGGGAATGCCCTCCACGTTTGCTGAGCGTGGTCACTGCGAGTGGGGCATCATATCCGTGTAGCCGATGCTCTTCCTGGTAGTGGGGAAGATCATGAACACCATGCTAGCGAGGAAGCCAGCGGCAACCGGCAAGTTGACCAGCAGCTCCCTCGTCTCCGTCCCGGCGTCCGGGAACAGGCAGCTCTGTATGCCGGCGTCGGCGAACGCTACGGCGAGGAACACGAGCGCCGAAACGACGGCGTGCACCAAGTCCATGGGCGTGACCCGGAACCTGGAGAGGTCCTTGAACGCCGCGTCCCGCTCGGCGCGCGTGCCGGTGAAGTTGAAAGGGTAGAAGCCCCCGAGCGTGGCCGCGCCGTAGTAGAGCCTGCCGTCGCGGCCGACGAGGCTGTCCGTGAAGGAGAGGAGCACGCATGAGGCGGCGCAGCCGCCGATGAGCGCCAGGACCAGGCACCGGTTGGCCGCGTGGCAGACGCCGTGGTTGCTGCTGAAGGACGGCGCGAGCGCCTGGAAGGCCAGCACCGTGCCCGTCGGCAGGAGCTTCAGGAGGTCCGACGCGCTCGACAGCGTCTTGTCCGCCGGCCGGAGGACGCCCGTCTGCGGCGGAGCCTCGTGGGGAGAGGATTGTTGGGCAGGCGCAGGCATCTGGATGTGCACAGCATTGGAAACGGGGTCCATGGCAACGACCTTACTACTCCAATTGAGATGCTTGAATGGCAACGGTGCCTCTGTCTACCTCTCGTTATATAGTACGTGCGCGAACCAGGGGTTGCAACTTAGTACAACAAGCAACAAGAAATGGCTGATGGGAGCTTTACCAGATCGATCGAGTAGGGATGCCGACCAGCCGGCTGGCACATGCCAAAAATCAATTGTATATTTGTGGCCACTCGCACATGCATGCATGGCGTGGCTCATGTAGTTTTGGTCACGGCAACAAGAAACTGCGTAGTCGAACGTGGAATGCATGCGCCAGACAACGGCCGAACTAATATGCTCCGCCTCAGCCAAACTCAATTAAcaaactcctttttcttcttcttttggaaaCACTACAATACGCTCACAGCACGCAGAGACACTCACCCTCATGAACGTGCACACGTACATCATATTCCTGTGAACAGCTGCGAGAGACTGAGCCGCTAGATCTTGAGTTTGAGGAATTGACGTAAACACTTCGTAGTCGGTGGACACATCGTACCACTAGAAATAGCACTAGATAGATTGAAATGAATCCATAAAATATGCTTGTCCCGCCAACTATCGAATACTTCCTCCATTTCAAAACATAAGACATTCAAGAAAAAAAACATAAGACATATtactttgatttttttttttttgcagactTGTATTACTCACGTTGCAGAGCTACACCCATAATTACAAAGTTCGACAATACCATCTGGACCAGATCCAAGTCACACAATAGTTCTCCCACTACGTCTACCATAAGTAGCTAAAGAAAGGGCTAATAATATTATGGTTCCATCAaacatgagtaatacaagagtgTCGTTCGATCATCAGTGATTTAATCTCCTGAACCATGAATCCAAAGCGGGATCTATCCATACCTGATTTGTTCAAAAGGTCCACAATTTCTAGACAATCAGTCTCAACGTGGATTGGGAGAATACCCCATTCCAATGCCAGTGTCAATCCTTAGCTCAGATTTTGAAGCATGGGAACAATGTTGGATGATACAAGCAAACTCCCGAGGGAAAACGCATCTGCCGTCCCGGGTCGCTCCCGTCCGAGCGGCGATGGCGCCTTTCCTGTCTAAGACGGAGGGCATCGTGACGGCGATTCTCGGGCGGGGACGAGGTGTTGGCAGTGGGGCCAGATGGCGTGGCCTGGTTTGAGCCGGAGAGGCGAGGCAGAGGCGAGCGGCATGACggccgtgcggcggcggcgggtctgATATTGGCCTCAGGCCCCGATCTAGGCTATCGGCGTTTTCAGATCTACGTCGAcggagtatttgacaaaaaactatCAAATTAGGGGTTATCGTCCCACAGAACTATCACATTCAAAAAAGTGACTGATAACTAT encodes the following:
- the LOC123142493 gene encoding protein DMP5-like, whose product is MDPVSNAVHIQMPAPAQQSSPHEAPPQTGVLRPADKTLSSASDLLKLLPTGTVLAFQALAPSFSSNHGVCHAANRCLVLALIGGCAASCVLLSFTDSLVGRDGRLYYGAATLGGFYPFNFTGTRAERDAAFKDLSRFRVTPMDLVHAVVSALVFLAVAFADAGIQSCLFPDAGTETRELLVNLPVAAGFLASMVFMIFPTTRKSIGYTDMMPHSQ